From Nicotiana tabacum cultivar K326 chromosome 22, ASM71507v2, whole genome shotgun sequence, one genomic window encodes:
- the LOC142176020 gene encoding uncharacterized protein LOC142176020, translating into MENVFKGVGIGAVLISESGQHYPALAKIIFHFTNNMGEYEACILEISMEVDMNIIEVLVIGDFDLLIHQVQGERTTKNIKILLYLHCVKELCKKFTNIELKYIHRIQNKFADALANLSSMI; encoded by the coding sequence ATGGAGAATGTTTTTAAAGGAGTGGGGATTGGGGCAGTCCTAATCTCTGAGTCAGGACAACATTACCCAGCTTTAGCTAAGATAATATTCCATTTCACCAATAATATGGGTGAATATGAAGCATGCATCCTCGAGATTAGCATGGAAGTTGACATGAACATCATAGAGGTTCTAGTCATAGGAGACTTTGATCTACTAATACATCAAGTCCAAGGTGAACGGACTACCAAGAACATCAAGATCCTTCTGTACCTGCATTGCGTGAAAGAGTTGTGCAAGAAATTCACCAACATTGAGTTGAAATATATACACAGAATTCAGAACAAGTTTGCCGATGCTCTTGCAAACTTGTCATCCATGATCtag